The window TTGTTTCAGATACGATGGAAGAACAGGATTATATCATTCAAAAATGTAAAACCCTGGGTATTGAAGCCGTTGTTTCCAAAAGCTGGCAGATGGGTGGGGAAGGTAATATTGAACTGGCTAAAGCAGTAACTGAAATTGTTGATAGTAATAACGATAGTTACAAACCACTTTATCAATGGGACGATCCCGTTAAAGCCAAAGTAGAAATCATAGCGCGTAGTATTTATGGAGCGATTGCGGTAGATTATAGCCCTTTGGCAAATCAGAAACTTAAAAAGATCAAAGAACTGGGATTTGAAAACTTTGCTGTATGTATGGCTAAAACCCAAACCTCGTTTTCAGATAACCCGAAACTAACCGGCAGGCCTGAAGGCTTTCACATTACGGTTAGGGACATAGAAATTGCTGCGGGGGCCAAATTCATAATTCCAATTTTAGGAAGTATGATGAGAATGCCCGGGCTGCCCGAAACTCCGGCTTCTGAAGGAATGCAGATAGACGAAAACGGGATTATAAGTGGTCTGTCTTAAAAAGTCGGTTGCGAACTACCGGAGGGCGACCCTGAGAAATTCCTTTGGTTCTCCGGCAAGGACGAGCGTCGGGGTTTTTGATAAGTTATGGGATTATACCGCATTTAACAAGTGAATATAAAAATTATGAAATTCATCATAGGGTAAGTATTTGGTCAAGTTTAATTTTTAATTATATTTAAATCCCAAATCATTTTAATTTGAATAAAGTTTATTCATATACCAACTTACCAAACTTACCCTATGAATCTATTCGGAAAATTTTGCGTAGCATTATTTCTAATGCCTGCGGTTTTGTCTTATGCCCAGATTACACCAGTAAATACAGTTTATATCTCTCAGGAGGTATGTGCCAGTGAAAATTTCATAGATCTGTCGGGTTGGCTCCCGGACAATGCTATTATGGGTGGTAGCTGGTCTCCGGTTACATCAGGCGGTACAGGTATATTCGATCCGGATGCAGACCCGGCGGGGGTCTATACTTACACTGCAACCGATGGGGTAGGTACCTATTCGGTAGAAATAACAATAACTATTGTCGATCCGCCGGTTTCTACACATGCTGCTACAACGCTATGCAGCAATGCAGGGCCTGTAGACCTGGCAGCATTTATAAATAATGCTTCCGGAACAGGTACCTGGCTTCCCGGGCTGTCGAGTGGAACCGGCGTTTTTAATCCTGCGGCTGATCCACCGGGGATATATTCGTATGTCGTAAGCGGCCCTTGCGGAACTATAGTCTCCGAAGTTTATGTTTCCGTAATTGATACTCCTGACCCGGGTACGGATTCCATAATAAGCGTTTGTGCCGGCAACAATTCAGTAAATCTGTTTGATGTACTGGGCGGAAATCCAGATCCGGGAGGATTTTGGACCCCTTCACTACATAGCGGGGAATCAGAATTTAATCCCCAACGCGACCTTGAGGGAACTTATACTTATACAGTGGGAAATGATGAATGTGGCTATACGGCATCTGCGGTAACGGTATCTATAGACCGGGCACCTGATGCCGGTTCGGATGCGGCTGTTGAATTGTGCATGAATTCCGGAACTATCAATCTTTTTAGTCTGTTGGGTAACGATCCTGATACCGGAGGGACATGGTTTCCGGCATTGAATAGTAATTCCGGTTGGTTCGATCCGCTATCTGATCCTGCCGGGGTATATACGTACAGAGTGTCTAACGGATCATGCGCCACGTCTGAAGCTAAGGTAACTGTAAACCTGATCAATACCGGTCAGGAGCCCCGCTTACAGCTAAGTGTTACAGGCTCACTGAATTACAATATGATCCGAGTGGAAATTCCCGAAGCTTATAAGTATCATTATTCATTAGATAATGCTATATACCAGTCATCTAACATTTTTGAAAACCTTGAAGGGGGCAAATACACCGTATATATCAGGGAAATCAATGGGTGTGGATTTTATACCCGGGATGTGGTAATACTGGGTGGCCCGGATTTTTTCACTCCTAATGGAGACGGAATAAATGACTTCTGGAATTTACAGATTTCAAACATTGGATATACCGTCAATATTTACGACAGGTACGGCCGGCCGATTGAAAG of the Zhouia spongiae genome contains:
- a CDS encoding T9SS type B sorting domain-containing protein — protein: MNLFGKFCVALFLMPAVLSYAQITPVNTVYISQEVCASENFIDLSGWLPDNAIMGGSWSPVTSGGTGIFDPDADPAGVYTYTATDGVGTYSVEITITIVDPPVSTHAATTLCSNAGPVDLAAFINNASGTGTWLPGLSSGTGVFNPAADPPGIYSYVVSGPCGTIVSEVYVSVIDTPDPGTDSIISVCAGNNSVNLFDVLGGNPDPGGFWTPSLHSGESEFNPQRDLEGTYTYTVGNDECGYTASAVTVSIDRAPDAGSDAAVELCMNSGTINLFSLLGNDPDTGGTWFPALNSNSGWFDPLSDPAGVYTYRVSNGSCATSEAKVTVNLINTGQEPRLQLSVTGSLNYNMIRVEIPEAYKYHYSLDNAIYQSSNIFENLEGGKYTVYIREINGCGFYTRDVVILGGPDFFTPNGDGINDFWNLQISNIGYTVNIYDRYGRPIESFNDASVGWDGNFKGSPLPSADYWFLVNFKDGSVKNGHFTLLR